A genomic region of Deltaproteobacteria bacterium contains the following coding sequences:
- a CDS encoding GNAT family N-acetyltransferase has protein sequence MNNTTVRRLHPADAVEISRISSSITGAEHRADFQQVIGRQAQSEDDASFVAERDNKLVGYCISYMVSGSFGMEKSAWLALIGVDPNFMGQGIGEMLANGVLKHYKACGITEIYTSVRWDSTDMLSFFKTMGFQRSDFINLHKRLK, from the coding sequence GTGAACAATACCACCGTAAGGAGATTGCATCCCGCGGATGCCGTTGAAATCAGCCGGATATCGTCTTCCATAACCGGGGCGGAACATCGGGCGGATTTTCAGCAAGTCATCGGCAGACAAGCCCAAAGCGAAGATGATGCCAGTTTCGTGGCGGAAAGGGATAACAAACTGGTCGGATACTGCATCAGCTACATGGTTTCCGGCAGTTTCGGCATGGAAAAGAGCGCCTGGTTGGCCCTGATTGGCGTGGACCCGAACTTTATGGGTCAGGGCATCGGCGAAATGCTGGCCAACGGGGTATTGAAGCATTACAAGGCATGCGGCATCACCGAAATATATACCTCGGTGCGCTGGGATTCCACGGATATGTTGTCTTTTTTTAAAACCATGGGT
- a CDS encoding desulfoferrodoxin, which yields MAKQLGIYKCGVCGNMVEVIHAGAGELVCCGQPMTLLTENSVDASREKHVPVIEKTAGGVKVKLGSVPHPMEEKHYIEWISVIADGKAYRQFLKPGDAPEAFLAVEGAQISARAYCNLHGLWKA from the coding sequence ATGGCTAAACAGTTGGGGATTTACAAATGTGGAGTGTGCGGAAATATGGTTGAAGTTATCCACGCCGGCGCTGGAGAACTGGTCTGCTGCGGTCAGCCGATGACGCTGCTCACGGAAAATTCCGTGGATGCCTCACGGGAGAAGCATGTCCCGGTCATCGAGAAAACGGCCGGCGGCGTGAAGGTGAAATTGGGGAGCGTTCCCCATCCCATGGAAGAGAAGCATTATATCGAATGGATTTCGGTCATTGCCGACGGTAAGGCCTACCGGCAGTTCCTCAAACCCGGCGATGCGCCGGAAGCCTTCTTGGCGGTGGAAGGGGCGCAGATTAGCGCCAGGGCCTACTGCAATCTGCATGGTTTGTGGAAGGCATAA
- a CDS encoding DUF2080 family transposase-associated protein produces the protein MDKEAKNIIVPEGKNGRELAAEPPQNTSDNAKSKVKFEIHGEEMIEKTVKLSGNSGRVYLPPTWVGHNVKIIRID, from the coding sequence ATGGATAAGGAAGCAAAAAATATCATCGTGCCTGAGGGCAAAAACGGCCGCGAGTTGGCCGCCGAGCCGCCGCAAAATACTTCGGACAATGCTAAAAGCAAAGTGAAGTTCGAGATACATGGTGAAGAGATGATTGAAAAAACCGTCAAACTCAGTGGCAATAGTGGCCGGGTTTATCTTCCTCCCACGTGGGTGGGCCACAATGTCAAGATAATAAGGATAGACTAA